In Burkholderia gladioli, a genomic segment contains:
- a CDS encoding DUF4148 domain-containing protein: protein MRRAARIGRGLVGTLLAAGLMLGATMAAARAMPLSARQCRDYPFVEDGRALTHRQVIGELAELEAAGYSSEAVNGKDFPDAARAAHRRLMREYRRDCTGRLPGMPLAAAQGDEPGASP from the coding sequence GTGAGACGCGCGGCGCGCATCGGGCGCGGGCTGGTCGGCACGCTGCTCGCGGCCGGCCTGATGCTCGGCGCCACGATGGCCGCCGCGCGGGCAATGCCGCTCAGCGCGCGGCAGTGCCGCGACTATCCGTTCGTGGAAGATGGCCGGGCGCTCACGCACCGGCAGGTGATCGGCGAACTCGCCGAGCTGGAAGCAGCGGGGTACTCGTCCGAGGCGGTCAACGGCAAGGACTTTCCCGATGCGGCGCGCGCCGCGCATCGGCGCTTGATGCGCGAATACCGGCGCGACTGCACGGGGCGGCTGCCCGGCATGCCGTTGGCCGCGGCGCAAGGCGACGAGCCCGGCGCGTCACCTTGA
- a CDS encoding response regulator transcription factor has protein sequence MFRVLTIEDDEITANEIVGELKDRGFAVEWVANGRDGMARALTDEYDVITLDRMLPGVDGLTIVTTMRSIGVRTPVLMLSALGDVDERVRGLRAGGDDYLTKPFDPEEMAARLEVLLRRSRSAPAQSETSLTVGPLALDLIARKASRDGVEIALLPTEYRVLEYMMRNAGQTITRTMLFEAVWGYHFDPGTNLIDVHMGRLRKKIDPPELAPMIRTVRGAGYILS, from the coding sequence ATGTTTCGAGTCCTGACCATCGAAGACGATGAAATCACCGCGAATGAAATCGTCGGCGAACTGAAAGATCGCGGCTTCGCGGTGGAATGGGTGGCCAACGGCCGAGACGGCATGGCGCGCGCGCTGACCGACGAATACGACGTGATCACGCTGGACCGCATGCTGCCCGGCGTGGACGGCCTGACCATCGTCACCACCATGCGCAGCATCGGCGTGCGCACGCCGGTGCTGATGCTCAGCGCGCTGGGCGATGTGGACGAACGCGTGCGCGGCCTGCGCGCCGGCGGCGACGACTATCTCACCAAGCCCTTCGACCCGGAAGAGATGGCCGCGCGCCTGGAGGTGCTGCTGCGCCGCAGCCGCAGCGCGCCCGCGCAATCGGAGACCTCGCTCACGGTGGGCCCGCTCGCGCTCGACCTGATCGCCCGCAAGGCCAGCCGCGACGGCGTGGAGATCGCGCTGCTGCCCACCGAGTACCGCGTGCTCGAATACATGATGCGCAACGCCGGGCAGACCATCACGCGCACCATGCTGTTCGAGGCGGTCTGGGGCTACCACTTCGATCCCGGCACCAACCTGATCGACGTCCACATGGGACGCCTGCGCAAGAAGATCGACCCGCCCGAGCTCGCGCCGATGATCCGCACCGTGCGCGGTGCCGGCTACATCCTGTCCTGA
- a CDS encoding response regulator transcription factor — MRVLLVTSPHPEASWLHKALQESGHSLQRADELRDGLFLASQEAFDAIVVTAFEPGADAALIGMLPRFVADGGGAALVVLLGHASASERIRALRAGADACFGAPYSFIELHERLQALQRLAGPREAEGPHAPAASSSFETLSRELKDGKLRLAVTRREFLLLECLMRHPNAPVPRDQLIRYVWQDKEDVDPSSVNLVVSRLRRKLARHLPDVRIDTVSRYGYQVSLPDA; from the coding sequence ATGCGTGTCCTGCTCGTCACGTCGCCGCATCCGGAAGCGTCCTGGCTGCACAAGGCCTTGCAGGAGAGCGGCCACAGCCTGCAGCGCGCCGACGAGTTGCGCGACGGCCTGTTCCTGGCCTCGCAGGAAGCCTTCGACGCGATCGTGGTGACCGCCTTCGAGCCCGGCGCCGACGCCGCGCTGATCGGCATGCTGCCGCGCTTCGTGGCCGACGGCGGCGGCGCTGCGCTGGTGGTGCTGCTCGGCCATGCCTCGGCGAGCGAACGGATCCGCGCGCTGCGCGCCGGTGCCGACGCCTGCTTCGGCGCGCCTTATTCCTTCATCGAGCTGCATGAGCGCCTGCAGGCCCTGCAGCGCCTGGCCGGGCCGCGCGAGGCGGAAGGCCCGCATGCGCCCGCCGCGTCCTCGAGCTTCGAGACGCTGTCGCGCGAGCTCAAGGACGGCAAGCTGCGGCTGGCGGTGACGCGCCGCGAGTTCCTGCTGCTCGAATGCCTGATGCGCCATCCGAACGCGCCGGTGCCGCGCGACCAGTTGATCCGTTATGTGTGGCAGGACAAGGAGGATGTCGATCCGTCGAGCGTCAACCTGGTGGTGTCGCGGTTGCGTCGCAAGCTCGCGCGGCACCTGCCCGACGTCAGGATCGATACGGTGAGCCGCTACGGCTACCAGGTGAGTCTGCCGGATGCCTGA
- a CDS encoding DUF4148 domain-containing protein, translated as MKNRASTLKHALLCAGLMAVGIAAQAAHAAPLTPQQCGDYPFVKMKGPVTHAQIVNELSELESVGYQPSAGDDSNYPDDIDSAQEKLMQKYQRDCVKHGAAS; from the coding sequence ATGAAAAACCGCGCATCGACCCTGAAACACGCCCTGCTCTGCGCCGGCCTGATGGCCGTGGGTATCGCCGCCCAAGCCGCCCACGCCGCGCCGCTCACGCCGCAGCAATGCGGCGACTATCCGTTCGTGAAGATGAAGGGGCCGGTCACGCATGCGCAGATCGTCAACGAGCTCTCGGAGCTGGAATCGGTCGGCTACCAGCCCTCGGCCGGCGACGACAGCAACTACCCGGATGACATCGACAGCGCCCAGGAAAAGCTGATGCAGAAGTACCAGCGCGACTGCGTCAAGCACGGCGCGGCATCGTGA
- a CDS encoding porin, which translates to MKQTRIAGLVGGMMLAFAGTQAYAQSSVTLWGVADVSLRYLTNSNANNDNRFYMTNGAITNSRFALKGVEDLGGGLKAIFNLESGINLQDGSMAGGSRLFNRAAYVGLQSQYGTVTLGRQKTLLFDLLADTYDPLTVGNYFENAWLPVALGAGLYADNAVKYNGKFGGLSVGAMYSFGTDSTSTGANGFSGQLPGHVGAGNMYGFTLGYAFGPLNVAAGMQQNSDNSNRKQTIYHVGAVYAFSTVKLYAGYLRSKDDTGFVDSTLAQQAIVPGISSLKGTGRIDDGPYAGVAWQASPTITLTGAFYYDHSRNATISSGVLGSGNRYAIVGLAEYALSKRTEIYGTVDFNKATGASVVELPGRNNQTGVSIGLRNIF; encoded by the coding sequence AGGATCGCGGGATTGGTTGGGGGCATGATGCTCGCGTTCGCCGGCACGCAGGCGTACGCGCAGAGTTCGGTCACGCTGTGGGGCGTCGCGGACGTCAGCCTGCGCTACCTGACCAACTCGAACGCGAACAACGACAATCGCTTCTACATGACGAACGGCGCGATCACCAACAGCCGTTTCGCGCTGAAAGGCGTCGAGGATCTCGGCGGCGGCCTGAAGGCGATCTTCAACCTCGAAAGCGGCATCAACCTGCAGGACGGCTCGATGGCGGGCGGCTCGCGCCTGTTCAACCGCGCGGCCTACGTGGGCCTGCAGAGCCAGTACGGCACCGTCACGCTGGGCCGCCAGAAGACCCTGCTGTTCGACCTGCTGGCCGATACCTATGACCCGCTGACGGTGGGCAACTACTTCGAAAACGCCTGGCTGCCGGTGGCGCTCGGCGCGGGCCTCTATGCCGACAACGCCGTCAAGTACAACGGCAAGTTCGGCGGCCTGTCGGTCGGCGCGATGTACTCGTTCGGCACCGATTCGACCTCGACCGGCGCGAACGGCTTCTCGGGCCAGCTGCCGGGCCACGTCGGCGCCGGCAACATGTACGGCTTCACGCTCGGCTACGCCTTCGGCCCGCTGAACGTGGCCGCCGGCATGCAGCAGAACAGCGACAACTCGAACCGCAAGCAGACCATCTACCACGTGGGCGCGGTCTACGCGTTCAGCACGGTCAAGCTCTACGCCGGCTACCTGCGCTCGAAGGACGACACCGGCTTCGTCGATTCGACGCTGGCCCAGCAAGCCATCGTGCCGGGCATCAGCTCGCTCAAGGGCACCGGCCGGATCGACGACGGCCCGTATGCCGGCGTGGCCTGGCAGGCGAGCCCGACCATCACGCTGACCGGCGCGTTCTACTACGACCACTCGCGCAACGCGACGATCTCGAGCGGCGTGCTCGGCAGCGGCAATCGCTACGCGATCGTCGGCCTGGCCGAATACGCGCTGTCCAAGCGCACCGAGATCTACGGCACGGTCGACTTCAACAAGGCGACCGGCGCCTCGGTGGTCGAACTGCCGGGCCGCAACAACCAGACCGGCGTCTCGATCGGCCTGCGCAACATCTTCTGA
- the gor gene encoding glutathione-disulfide reductase, whose translation MDYDYDLFVIGAGSGGVRLARISASLGARVGIAEVEQIGGTCVLRGCIPKKLLVYASHFPDDVEDAAGYGWQFGEGEFSWPTLIAAKDREINRLSTIYIKLLNDAGVSMHEGRATIVDAHTVEVGGKRYSTRHIGVATGSWPTLPEIPGIEHAITSREALDLPELPRRVAVVGGGYIAVEFAGIFNGLRSKVDLYYRGEEILRHFDDDLRRVLHEEISKHGVAIHTQAQVRAITRNADGSLTLDVDGTPQGPYDAVLYATGRHPNTAGLGLENAGVELEKGGAVRVDAYSATNVPSIHAIGDVTSRPQLTPVATRDGALLAANLFGEQRIEADHRAIPSAVFSQPELATVGLSEAEARAEYGALDIYKTSFRALKHTLTGRDEKIFMKLVVVRDTQRVVGAHMIGRDAAETIQGIAIAVRMGATKAQFDATIGIHPSAAEEFVTLRTRSPDPA comes from the coding sequence ATGGACTACGACTATGACCTCTTCGTGATCGGCGCGGGCTCCGGCGGCGTGCGGCTCGCCCGCATCTCGGCCTCGCTCGGCGCCCGGGTGGGCATCGCCGAGGTGGAGCAGATCGGCGGCACCTGCGTGCTGCGCGGCTGCATCCCGAAGAAGCTGCTGGTCTATGCATCGCATTTCCCCGACGACGTCGAGGATGCCGCCGGCTACGGCTGGCAGTTCGGCGAGGGCGAATTCTCCTGGCCGACCCTGATCGCCGCCAAGGATCGCGAGATCAACCGGCTCTCCACCATCTACATCAAGCTGCTGAACGATGCCGGCGTGAGCATGCACGAGGGGCGCGCCACCATCGTCGACGCGCATACCGTCGAGGTCGGCGGCAAGCGCTACAGCACGCGCCACATCGGCGTGGCGACCGGCTCCTGGCCGACCCTGCCGGAGATTCCCGGCATCGAGCACGCGATCACCTCGCGCGAGGCGCTCGACCTGCCCGAGCTGCCCAGGCGCGTGGCGGTGGTCGGCGGCGGCTACATCGCGGTGGAGTTCGCCGGCATCTTCAACGGGCTGCGCTCGAAGGTCGATCTCTACTATCGCGGCGAGGAAATCCTGCGCCACTTCGACGACGACCTGCGCCGCGTGCTGCACGAGGAGATCAGCAAGCACGGCGTGGCGATCCATACGCAGGCGCAGGTGCGCGCCATCACGCGCAATGCCGACGGCTCGCTCACGCTCGACGTCGACGGCACGCCGCAAGGCCCCTACGACGCGGTGCTGTATGCCACCGGCCGCCATCCGAACACGGCCGGGCTGGGCCTGGAGAACGCCGGCGTCGAGCTGGAGAAGGGCGGCGCGGTGCGCGTCGATGCCTACTCGGCCACCAACGTGCCCTCGATCCACGCGATCGGCGACGTCACCTCGCGTCCGCAGCTCACGCCGGTGGCCACGCGCGACGGCGCGCTGCTGGCGGCCAACCTGTTCGGCGAGCAGCGCATCGAGGCCGATCACCGCGCGATTCCCTCGGCCGTGTTCAGCCAGCCGGAGCTGGCCACGGTCGGCCTGAGCGAGGCCGAGGCGCGCGCCGAGTACGGCGCGCTCGACATCTACAAGACCTCGTTCCGCGCGCTCAAGCACACGCTGACGGGCCGCGACGAGAAGATCTTCATGAAGCTGGTGGTGGTGCGCGACACGCAGCGCGTGGTCGGCGCGCACATGATCGGGCGCGACGCCGCCGAGACCATCCAGGGCATCGCGATCGCGGTGCGCATGGGCGCCACCAAGGCGCAGTTCGACGCGACCATCGGCATCCACCCGAGCGCGGCCGAGGAGTTCGTCACGCTGCGCACCCGCTCGCCCGATCCGGCCTGA
- a CDS encoding sensor histidine kinase — translation MFSLSVMLLLGVIATQITHDMKSETDVVIDWQMIYFDSMADTNLPGAIHRRLEHERMHTNYYGLFAPDGRHVAGDVLEFPAGLETDRTGQTLSHTLKIAGDEVAPVVRAMAETRPNGYRLVLARDLTHILRIREAIINALVVGGVLCFGAGLLGGLILSVRQMRRIKAIRQVTQRIARGDLAQRLPVGGRDEIDMLSHLVNHMLAEVERLMHEVKGVCDGIAHDLRTPLAHVHTLLAHAAERAGTQDDAAMASLVSRARNETDALLGRFRAMLRIAEIGTLQRRGGFAEVDLQALVIDIGELFEPLAESRDIRFEVRTERVDAVHGDRALLFEALTNLLDNALKYSASGGTVRLELRQRLQGPQIDVSDDGPGIAPDEREAVLQHRYRSRRTGHLAGSGLGLSIVSTVVNVHDFTLRIGSAEPGTRVTIECWSRSLV, via the coding sequence ATGTTCTCGCTGTCGGTGATGCTGCTGCTCGGCGTGATCGCCACGCAGATCACGCACGACATGAAGAGCGAAACCGACGTGGTGATCGACTGGCAGATGATCTACTTCGATTCGATGGCGGATACCAACCTGCCCGGCGCGATCCATCGCCGCCTCGAGCACGAGCGCATGCACACCAATTACTACGGCCTGTTCGCGCCGGACGGCCGCCATGTGGCGGGCGACGTGCTCGAGTTTCCGGCCGGGCTGGAGACCGACCGCACCGGCCAGACGCTCTCGCATACGCTGAAGATCGCCGGCGACGAGGTGGCGCCGGTGGTGCGCGCGATGGCCGAGACGCGGCCCAACGGCTATCGGCTGGTGCTGGCGCGCGACCTCACCCACATCCTGCGGATCCGCGAGGCCATCATCAACGCGCTGGTGGTGGGCGGCGTGCTCTGCTTCGGCGCGGGCCTGCTCGGCGGGCTGATCCTCAGCGTGCGGCAGATGCGGCGCATCAAGGCGATCCGCCAGGTCACCCAGCGCATCGCGCGCGGCGATCTGGCCCAGCGCTTGCCGGTGGGCGGGCGCGACGAGATCGACATGCTCTCGCACCTGGTCAACCACATGCTGGCCGAGGTCGAGCGGCTGATGCACGAGGTCAAGGGCGTGTGCGACGGCATCGCGCACGACCTGCGCACGCCGCTGGCGCACGTGCATACGCTGCTCGCGCACGCGGCCGAGCGCGCCGGCACCCAGGACGACGCGGCGATGGCGAGCCTGGTCTCGCGCGCGCGCAACGAGACCGATGCGCTGCTCGGGCGTTTTCGCGCCATGCTGCGGATCGCCGAGATCGGCACGCTGCAGCGGCGCGGCGGTTTCGCCGAGGTCGACCTGCAGGCGCTGGTGATCGATATCGGCGAATTGTTCGAGCCGCTGGCCGAGAGCCGCGATATCCGCTTCGAGGTTCGCACCGAACGCGTCGACGCTGTGCACGGCGATCGCGCGCTGCTGTTCGAGGCGCTCACCAACCTGCTCGACAACGCGCTCAAGTATTCGGCCTCGGGCGGCACGGTGCGGCTCGAGCTGCGCCAGCGCCTGCAGGGGCCGCAGATCGACGTCAGCGACGACGGCCCCGGCATCGCCCCCGACGAGCGCGAGGCCGTGCTGCAGCACCGCTACCGCAGCCGCCGCACCGGGCACCTGGCCGGCTCGGGGCTGGGCCTGAGCATCGTCTCGACGGTGGTCAACGTGCATGACTTCACGCTGCGCATCGGCAGCGCCGAGCCCGGCACGCGCGTCACGATCGAATGCTGGTCGAGGTCGCTGGTATGA
- a CDS encoding DUF4148 domain-containing protein — MNTTKLVATTLLAAFAALSIPAFAQTTAQPMRMTPAATKDGVPGAAANSQWAAANGQWVAPYGQPVHEKTRAEVYQELVQAEQDGQLQYLNSTLYAH, encoded by the coding sequence ATGAACACCACCAAGCTAGTCGCGACGACCCTGCTCGCCGCCTTCGCCGCGCTTTCGATTCCCGCCTTCGCGCAGACCACCGCCCAGCCGATGCGGATGACGCCGGCCGCCACCAAGGACGGCGTGCCGGGCGCGGCGGCCAACAGCCAGTGGGCCGCCGCCAATGGCCAGTGGGTCGCGCCCTATGGCCAGCCGGTGCACGAGAAGACGCGCGCCGAGGTCTACCAGGAGCTCGTGCAGGCCGAGCAGGACGGCCAGCTCCAGTACCTGAACTCCACGCTCTACGCGCACTGA